A genomic region of Bactrocera dorsalis isolate Fly_Bdor chromosome 3, ASM2337382v1, whole genome shotgun sequence contains the following coding sequences:
- the LOC105225471 gene encoding uncharacterized protein LOC105225471 isoform X3 produces MDSNHKNHTSKENPRGSVSSIKSLEVPPTPTRSPKKVSFSDDFPFNETNATVPATSTNATDASNDSSEANDHNNSVFTAPSSVTEEELTAVNHVLLQAAQYLEQLHGARDHQPEPYSPPPTSHNEISTSSKQINLKQPPQKVKRLAKVGGSGGAAAAPNVRAQEVNTSDDELDKVQVHKLPNVNTTTPTTAVTSATTTATANNVSVSPAVIELDNNIEQSSTAQAQEQKQHQNQNQITKSQSIVSTNTAPTSGAAPRKTFTTTLSNVQLAEPTTSAQLEEISEEQSHVARYIDRYNLNLDKNFSAMEVEARREKLRWLLISECSALLAEGKHTREAFRKLVLEKEFQQKFFHLFDLEGNGYLVQDRWIEHLKGRLTDDRQMDFAEQLESVAYVICGENSKITPKNFTEIWQARGILDKLYRLIDVDGTNLISTNQIMEFISHLTNTRPRTGFDKSSLVRLEQLFRSTVGNEREIRREEFQKIVTSKNPFFTDRVFQIFDKDNSGSISLQEFIDAIHQFSGQSADDKIRFLFKVYDIDGDGLIQHKELHDVIRACMEENGMEFSDEQIEDLTTAMFEDADPYNRGEITYEALKNQICKHGGLLENLSITIDRWLVPMTQETPKPKSKCPRLRFDKPHQLTLAYMKNNQAFVSYLYIYIAINLCLFISRAIQYRASNGFVIVARACGQCLNFNCAWILVLMLRHSLTYLRSQGLSSYLPLDNHIYLHKLTGIVVSILSLLHTIAHLFNFSIIVVNDPKINAGHYTIGEWLLTDRPGLFGLIPGCANPTGLALLIILLIMFICSQPFVRRKGSFEVFYWTHLLYIPFWILLLFHGPNFWKWFLVPGLVYIVERILRFVWMKSEHGKTYISSGLLLPSKVIHLVIKRPFNFNFRPGDYVFVNIPVIANYEWHPFTISSAPEQEDYMWLHIRTVGEWTNRLYQYFEKEQQKLQNGEIIQHRHAIPTDLVCITNKTESKTSATPQIDFLAQNLARLHGKPGANDSALLPSKGANQMQNVPLKPARHIQQPSKLAIDNTNARNENDIGSKNADRIRSIKKTLQRTFSRKDVPAKTEIDGHWNEGFVGDQVDSVQKPLDKRLQKLNSRKPQLEKSLSLPDMAMKSKKKERLKALRALGRSESERSFDESRVRRARLQSGGLAYLSPQNKSLAQSFRYMRNKPTIIAFRTPSLEEAEPDFTPTPRGNMDTYRELEEGKGNGVDKTASTTIEISEASVSKPLEQNHVSNSHPKDPTARTKVGRFRRPTFLRSLSTSIKNRGSNGSLPPQGNHNSGSKVTLDAGVLEIFIDGPYGAPSSHIFGAQHAVLIGTGIGVTPFASILQSIMHRYWKARHTCPRCHFEWASDIPKTVMNLRKVDFFWINRDQRSFEWFVNLLSQLEIEQAELGGPMERFLDMHMYITSALQRTDMKAVGLQLALDLLHEKGKRDLITGLKTRTNAGRPNWDKVFKQLQAQKKGKVTVFYCGPPQLGKTLRYKCDQYGFAFRKECF; encoded by the exons ATGGACTCCAATCATAAGAATCATACTTCTAAAGAAAACCCGCGTGGCTCTGTGTCCTCCATTAAATCGCTGGAGGTGCCACCCACACCAACGCGATCGCCGAAGAAGGTATCTTTCTCAGATGATTTTCCTTTTAATGAAACAAACGCCACGGTGCCAGCCACTAGCACCAACGCAACCGACGCGAGTAATGACAGCAGCGAAGCCAACGATCACAACAACAGTGTATTTACAGCGCCGAGCTCCGTCACCGAAGAGGAGCTAACCGCCGTTAATCATGTGCTGCTACAGGCGGCACAATATCTGGAACAATTGCACGGCGCTCGAGATCACCAGCCAGAGCCATATAGCCCACCACCAACGAGCCATAACGAAATCAGCACAAGCAGCAAGCAAATAAATCTCAAGCAGCCACCACAGAAAGTAAAGCGACTCGCTAAAGTCGGTGGTAGCGGTGGAGCTGCTGCAGCGCCAAATGTAAGAGCGCAAGAAGTAAATACCAGCGATGATGAATTGGATAAAGTGCAAGTGCATAAATTACCCAACGTCAACACAACTACGCCAACAACAGCGGTAacttcagcaacaacaacagcaacagctaacaatgttaGCGTATCACCTGCTGTGATTGAATTAGACAACAACATCGAACAATCGTCGACAGCGCAGGCACAAGAACAAAAGCAGCACCAGAACCAAAACCAAATAACCAAATCACAGTCAATAGTTTCTACAAATACCGCACCAACCTCCGGCGCAGCTCCGAGAAAGACATTCACCACCACCCTCAGCAACGTGCAGCTGGCGGAACCAACTACCTCGGCACAATTAGAAGAGATAAGCGAAGAGCAGTCTCACGTGGCCAGATACATTGACCGCTACAACCTCAATTTAGATAAGAATTTCAGCGCGATGGAAGTGGAGGCGAGGCGTGAAAAACTGCGCTGGCTACTGATATCCGAGTGTAGCGCACTGCTCGCCGAGGGCAAGCACACTCGTGAGGCATTCCGGAAACTGGTGCTGGAGAAG gAATTCCAACAAAAGTTCTTCCATCTCTTCGATCTCGAAGGAAACGGTTACTTGGTGCAGGATCGTTGGATTGAACATTTAAAAGGACGTCTAAC CGATGATAGACAAATGGATTTCGCCGAACAACTCGAGTCTGTGGCATATGTGATTTGTGGGGAGAACAGTAAGATCACACCAAAGAACTTTACAGAAATTTGGCAAGCGCGTGGT ATCCTGGATAAACTATACCGTCTGATCGATGTTGATGGCACGAATCTGATATCCACAAATCAAATAATGGAATTCATTTCACACCTGACCAACACACG GCCACGCACCGGTTTTGATAAGAGCTCCCTGGTGCGTCTGGAGCAACTCTTTCGCAGCACTGTGGGCAATGAACGGGAGATACGACGTGAAGAATTTCAGAAAATAGTAACATCGAAAAAC CCATTCTTTACCGATCGTGTCTTTCAAATATTCGACAAGGATAACTCGGGTTCGATATCTTTGCAAGAGTTCATTGATGCCATACATCAATTCTCCGGCCAGTCAGCGGATGATAAAATACGTTTCCTATTCAAAGTATACGATATCGATG GTGACGGTCTGATACAGCATAAAGAACTACATGATGTGATACGCGCCTGCATGGAGGAAAATGGTATGGAATTCTCCGATGAACAA ATTGAAGATCTGACAACAGCCATGTTTGAAGATGCGGATCCGTATAATCGTGGTGAAATCACTTATGaagctttaaaaaatcaaatttgcaaACATGGTGGATTATTAGAAAACCTCAGTATTAC CATAGATCGTTGGCTTGTGCCCATGACGCAGGAGACTCCAAAACCGAAGTCCAAATGTCCGCGACTGCGCTTTGACAAGCCACATCAGCTCACTTTGGCCTACATGAAAAACAACCAAGCCTTCGTTTCGTATCTGTACATCTATATTGCCATAAATTTGTGCCTCTTCATCTCACGCGCCATTCAGTATCGAGCGAGCAATGGATTTGTGATTGTTGCGCGCGCATGTG GACAatgtctgaatttcaattgtgcCTGGATTTTAGTGCTAATGTTGCGACATTCTCTTACCTATCTGCGTTCTCAGGGGCTTTCTTCGTACCTGCCTCTCGATAACCACATCTATCTTCACAAACTGACCGGCATTGTCGTGTCAATCCTGAGTCTGCTTCATACCATCGCACATCTTTTCAATTTCTCCATAATTGTGGTGAACGATCCGAAAATCAATGCTGGCCACTACACAATCGGCGAATGGCTGCTAACCGATCGTCCAGGGCTGTTCGGCCTCATACCGGGCTGTGCAAACCCCACTGGTTTAGCGCTACTAATTATCCTGTTAATAATGTTCATTTGCTCACAGCCATTCGTACGTCGCAAGGGTTCCTTCGAAGTCTTCTATTGGACGCATCTATTGTATATTCCATTTTGGATTCTACTACTGTTTCATGGTCCGAATTTCTGGAAGTGGTTTTTGGTGCCGGGGTTGGTGTACATAGTGGAGCGTATATTGCGTTTTGTCTGGATGAAAAGCGAACATGGAAAAACCTACATCAGTTCCGGTTTACTTTTACCATCCAAAGTTATACATTTGGTCATTAAGCGTCCATTTAACTTCAATTTCCGTCCTGGTGATTATGTCTTTGTTAATATACCGGTTATTGCCAACTATGAATGGCATCCCTTCACAATTAGTTCTGCACCGGAACAGGAGGATTACATGTGGCTACACATACGCACTGTAGGCGAATGGACCAATCGATTGTACCAGTATTTCGAGAAAGAACAACAGAAACTCCAAAATGGCGAAATCATACAGCACCGACATGCGATTCCCACCGACTTGGTGTGTATTACCAATAAAACTGAGTCAAAAACATCCGCAACGCCGCAAATCGATTTTCTTGCTCAAAATCTAGCACGCTTACATGGCAAACCCGGTGCAAATGATTCAGCATTACTACCTAGTAAAGGCGCAAATCAAATGCAAAATGTTCCCCTCAAACCCGCGCGACACATACAACAACCCTCAAAATTGGCCATTGACAATACAAATGCCCGCAATGAGAATGATATTGGATCGAAAAACGCAGATCGTATACGCAGCATTAAGAAGACGCTGCAACGTACCTTCTCTCGCAAAGATGTGCCTGCGAAAACGGAGATCGATGGTCACTGGAATGAAGGTTTTGTAGGCGATCAAGTGGACTCCGTCCAAAAGCCATTGGACAAACGCTTACAAAAGTTAAACTCTCGTAAACCGCAGCTCGAAAAGAGTCTGTCGCTACCAGATATGGCCATGAAGTCTAAAAAGAAGGAACGTCTCAAAGC TTTACGAGCGCTGGGTCGTTCGGAATCTGAAAGGTCTTTCGACGAGTCACGTGTCAGGCGTGCGCGACTTCAGAGCGGAGGTTTAGCCTACTTAAGCCCTCAAAATAAATCGCTTGCACAGAGTTTTCGTTACATGCGCAATAAGCCAACAATAATTGCCTTTAGAACACCAAGCCTAGAGGAAGCCGAACCAGATTTTACGCCAACACCGAGAG GCAATATGGACACATACAGGGAGCTAGAAGAAGGAAAAG GAAATGGAGTCGACAAGACCGCCAGCACGACAATTGAAATCTCCGAAGCCAGCGTGTCCAAACCATTGGaa CAAAATCATGTCTCGAATTCCCACCCTAAGGATCCAACAGCGCGAACTAAAGTTGGTCGTTTTCGCAGACCGACCTTTTTGCGTTCCCTCTCGACATCCATCAAAAATCGCGGTAGCAATGGCAGTCTACCACCACAGGGCAACCATAACTCGGGTAGCAAGGTTACACTAGACGCTGGCGTATTAGAG ATCTTCATCGATGGTCCGTACGGAGCGCCGTCGAGTCATATATTCGGCGCTCAACACGCTGTGCTCATCGGCACTGGTATCGGTGTCACACCATTCGCATCTATTTTGCAATCCATAATGCATCGCTACTGGAAGGCTCGGCACACCTGTCCGCGTTGTCATTTTGAGTGGGCCAGCGATATACCGAAAACGGTGATGAATTTGCGTAAGGTGGACTTCTTTTGGATCAACCGTGATCAGCGCTCATTCGAGTggtttgtaaatttattgtcaCAGCTGGAAATCGAACAGGCTGAGCTGGGTGGACCAATGGAGAG ATTCctagatatgcatatgtacataaccaGTGCGCTGCAACGCACCGATATGAAGGCAGTGGGACTGCAATTGGCTTTAGATTTACTACATGAAAAG GGCAAGCGAGATCTCATTACTGGTCTGAAGACGCGCACGAATGCCGGGCGTCCAAACTGGGATAAAGTGTTTAAGCAGCTGCAGGCGCAGAAGAAGGGCAAGGTAACGGTATTCTACTGTGGTCCACCGCAACTAGGCAAAACACTGCGCTACAAATGCGATCAGTACGGCTTTGCATTCCGCAaagaatgtttttaa
- the LOC105225471 gene encoding uncharacterized protein LOC105225471 isoform X4 encodes MDSNHKNHTSKENPRGSVSSIKSLEVPPTPTRSPKKVSFSDDFPFNETNATVPATSTNATDASNDSSEANDHNNSVFTAPSSVTEEELTAVNHVLLQAAQYLEQLHGARDHQPEPYSPPPTSHNEISTSSKQINLKQPPQKVKRLAKVGGSGGAAAAPNVRAQEVNTSDDELDKVQVHKLPNVNTTTPTTAVTSATTTATANNVSVSPAVIELDNNIEQSSTAQAQEQKQHQNQNQITKSQSIVSTNTAPTSGAAPRKTFTTTLSNVQLAEPTTSAQLEEISEEQSHVARYIDRYNLNLDKNFSAMEVEARREKLRWLLISECSALLAEGKHTREAFRKLVLEKEFQQKFFHLFDLEGNGYLVQDRWIEHLKGRLTPLNSTYEDPCDDRQMDFAEQLESVAYVICGENSKITPKNFTEIWQARGILDKLYRLIDVDGTNLISTNQIMEFISHLTNTRPRTGFDKSSLVRLEQLFRSTVGNEREIRREEFQKIVTSKNPFFTDRVFQIFDKDNSGSISLQEFIDAIHQFSGQSADDKIRFLFKVYDIDGDGLIQHKELHDVIRACMEENGMEFSDEQIEDLTTAMFEDADPYNRGEITYEALKNQICKHGGLLENLSITIDRWLVPMTQETPKPKSKCPRLRFDKPHQLTLAYMKNNQAFVSYLYIYIAINLCLFISRAIQYRASNGFVIVARACGQCLNFNCAWILVLMLRHSLTYLRSQGLSSYLPLDNHIYLHKLTGIVVSILSLLHTIAHLFNFSIIVVNDPKINAGHYTIGEWLLTDRPGLFGLIPGCANPTGLALLIILLIMFICSQPFVRRKGSFEVFYWTHLLYIPFWILLLFHGPNFWKWFLVPGLVYIVERILRFVWMKSEHGKTYISSGLLLPSKVIHLVIKRPFNFNFRPGDYVFVNIPVIANYEWHPFTISSAPEQEDYMWLHIRTVGEWTNRLYQYFEKEQQKLQNGEIIQHRHAIPTDLVCITNKTESKTSATPQIDFLAQNLARLHGKPGANDSALLPSKGANQMQNVPLKPARHIQQPSKLAIDNTNARNENDIGSKNADRIRSIKKTLQRTFSRKDVPAKTEIDGHWNEGFVGDQVDSVQKPLDKRLQKLNSRKPQLEKSLSLPDMAMKSKKKERLKALRALGRSESERSFDESRVRRARLQSGGLAYLSPQNKSLAQSFRYMRNKPTIIAFRTPSLEEAEPDFTPTPRGNMDTYRELEEGKGNGVDKTASTTIEISEASVSKPLEIFIDGPYGAPSSHIFGAQHAVLIGTGIGVTPFASILQSIMHRYWKARHTCPRCHFEWASDIPKTVMNLRKVDFFWINRDQRSFEWFVNLLSQLEIEQAELGGPMERFLDMHMYITSALQRTDMKAVGLQLALDLLHEKGKRDLITGLKTRTNAGRPNWDKVFKQLQAQKKGKVTVFYCGPPQLGKTLRYKCDQYGFAFRKECF; translated from the exons ATGGACTCCAATCATAAGAATCATACTTCTAAAGAAAACCCGCGTGGCTCTGTGTCCTCCATTAAATCGCTGGAGGTGCCACCCACACCAACGCGATCGCCGAAGAAGGTATCTTTCTCAGATGATTTTCCTTTTAATGAAACAAACGCCACGGTGCCAGCCACTAGCACCAACGCAACCGACGCGAGTAATGACAGCAGCGAAGCCAACGATCACAACAACAGTGTATTTACAGCGCCGAGCTCCGTCACCGAAGAGGAGCTAACCGCCGTTAATCATGTGCTGCTACAGGCGGCACAATATCTGGAACAATTGCACGGCGCTCGAGATCACCAGCCAGAGCCATATAGCCCACCACCAACGAGCCATAACGAAATCAGCACAAGCAGCAAGCAAATAAATCTCAAGCAGCCACCACAGAAAGTAAAGCGACTCGCTAAAGTCGGTGGTAGCGGTGGAGCTGCTGCAGCGCCAAATGTAAGAGCGCAAGAAGTAAATACCAGCGATGATGAATTGGATAAAGTGCAAGTGCATAAATTACCCAACGTCAACACAACTACGCCAACAACAGCGGTAacttcagcaacaacaacagcaacagctaacaatgttaGCGTATCACCTGCTGTGATTGAATTAGACAACAACATCGAACAATCGTCGACAGCGCAGGCACAAGAACAAAAGCAGCACCAGAACCAAAACCAAATAACCAAATCACAGTCAATAGTTTCTACAAATACCGCACCAACCTCCGGCGCAGCTCCGAGAAAGACATTCACCACCACCCTCAGCAACGTGCAGCTGGCGGAACCAACTACCTCGGCACAATTAGAAGAGATAAGCGAAGAGCAGTCTCACGTGGCCAGATACATTGACCGCTACAACCTCAATTTAGATAAGAATTTCAGCGCGATGGAAGTGGAGGCGAGGCGTGAAAAACTGCGCTGGCTACTGATATCCGAGTGTAGCGCACTGCTCGCCGAGGGCAAGCACACTCGTGAGGCATTCCGGAAACTGGTGCTGGAGAAG gAATTCCAACAAAAGTTCTTCCATCTCTTCGATCTCGAAGGAAACGGTTACTTGGTGCAGGATCGTTGGATTGAACATTTAAAAGGACGTCTAAC TCCTTTGAACTCAACATACGAAGATCCTTG CGATGATAGACAAATGGATTTCGCCGAACAACTCGAGTCTGTGGCATATGTGATTTGTGGGGAGAACAGTAAGATCACACCAAAGAACTTTACAGAAATTTGGCAAGCGCGTGGT ATCCTGGATAAACTATACCGTCTGATCGATGTTGATGGCACGAATCTGATATCCACAAATCAAATAATGGAATTCATTTCACACCTGACCAACACACG GCCACGCACCGGTTTTGATAAGAGCTCCCTGGTGCGTCTGGAGCAACTCTTTCGCAGCACTGTGGGCAATGAACGGGAGATACGACGTGAAGAATTTCAGAAAATAGTAACATCGAAAAAC CCATTCTTTACCGATCGTGTCTTTCAAATATTCGACAAGGATAACTCGGGTTCGATATCTTTGCAAGAGTTCATTGATGCCATACATCAATTCTCCGGCCAGTCAGCGGATGATAAAATACGTTTCCTATTCAAAGTATACGATATCGATG GTGACGGTCTGATACAGCATAAAGAACTACATGATGTGATACGCGCCTGCATGGAGGAAAATGGTATGGAATTCTCCGATGAACAA ATTGAAGATCTGACAACAGCCATGTTTGAAGATGCGGATCCGTATAATCGTGGTGAAATCACTTATGaagctttaaaaaatcaaatttgcaaACATGGTGGATTATTAGAAAACCTCAGTATTAC CATAGATCGTTGGCTTGTGCCCATGACGCAGGAGACTCCAAAACCGAAGTCCAAATGTCCGCGACTGCGCTTTGACAAGCCACATCAGCTCACTTTGGCCTACATGAAAAACAACCAAGCCTTCGTTTCGTATCTGTACATCTATATTGCCATAAATTTGTGCCTCTTCATCTCACGCGCCATTCAGTATCGAGCGAGCAATGGATTTGTGATTGTTGCGCGCGCATGTG GACAatgtctgaatttcaattgtgcCTGGATTTTAGTGCTAATGTTGCGACATTCTCTTACCTATCTGCGTTCTCAGGGGCTTTCTTCGTACCTGCCTCTCGATAACCACATCTATCTTCACAAACTGACCGGCATTGTCGTGTCAATCCTGAGTCTGCTTCATACCATCGCACATCTTTTCAATTTCTCCATAATTGTGGTGAACGATCCGAAAATCAATGCTGGCCACTACACAATCGGCGAATGGCTGCTAACCGATCGTCCAGGGCTGTTCGGCCTCATACCGGGCTGTGCAAACCCCACTGGTTTAGCGCTACTAATTATCCTGTTAATAATGTTCATTTGCTCACAGCCATTCGTACGTCGCAAGGGTTCCTTCGAAGTCTTCTATTGGACGCATCTATTGTATATTCCATTTTGGATTCTACTACTGTTTCATGGTCCGAATTTCTGGAAGTGGTTTTTGGTGCCGGGGTTGGTGTACATAGTGGAGCGTATATTGCGTTTTGTCTGGATGAAAAGCGAACATGGAAAAACCTACATCAGTTCCGGTTTACTTTTACCATCCAAAGTTATACATTTGGTCATTAAGCGTCCATTTAACTTCAATTTCCGTCCTGGTGATTATGTCTTTGTTAATATACCGGTTATTGCCAACTATGAATGGCATCCCTTCACAATTAGTTCTGCACCGGAACAGGAGGATTACATGTGGCTACACATACGCACTGTAGGCGAATGGACCAATCGATTGTACCAGTATTTCGAGAAAGAACAACAGAAACTCCAAAATGGCGAAATCATACAGCACCGACATGCGATTCCCACCGACTTGGTGTGTATTACCAATAAAACTGAGTCAAAAACATCCGCAACGCCGCAAATCGATTTTCTTGCTCAAAATCTAGCACGCTTACATGGCAAACCCGGTGCAAATGATTCAGCATTACTACCTAGTAAAGGCGCAAATCAAATGCAAAATGTTCCCCTCAAACCCGCGCGACACATACAACAACCCTCAAAATTGGCCATTGACAATACAAATGCCCGCAATGAGAATGATATTGGATCGAAAAACGCAGATCGTATACGCAGCATTAAGAAGACGCTGCAACGTACCTTCTCTCGCAAAGATGTGCCTGCGAAAACGGAGATCGATGGTCACTGGAATGAAGGTTTTGTAGGCGATCAAGTGGACTCCGTCCAAAAGCCATTGGACAAACGCTTACAAAAGTTAAACTCTCGTAAACCGCAGCTCGAAAAGAGTCTGTCGCTACCAGATATGGCCATGAAGTCTAAAAAGAAGGAACGTCTCAAAGC TTTACGAGCGCTGGGTCGTTCGGAATCTGAAAGGTCTTTCGACGAGTCACGTGTCAGGCGTGCGCGACTTCAGAGCGGAGGTTTAGCCTACTTAAGCCCTCAAAATAAATCGCTTGCACAGAGTTTTCGTTACATGCGCAATAAGCCAACAATAATTGCCTTTAGAACACCAAGCCTAGAGGAAGCCGAACCAGATTTTACGCCAACACCGAGAG GCAATATGGACACATACAGGGAGCTAGAAGAAGGAAAAG GAAATGGAGTCGACAAGACCGCCAGCACGACAATTGAAATCTCCGAAGCCAGCGTGTCCAAACCATTGGaa ATCTTCATCGATGGTCCGTACGGAGCGCCGTCGAGTCATATATTCGGCGCTCAACACGCTGTGCTCATCGGCACTGGTATCGGTGTCACACCATTCGCATCTATTTTGCAATCCATAATGCATCGCTACTGGAAGGCTCGGCACACCTGTCCGCGTTGTCATTTTGAGTGGGCCAGCGATATACCGAAAACGGTGATGAATTTGCGTAAGGTGGACTTCTTTTGGATCAACCGTGATCAGCGCTCATTCGAGTggtttgtaaatttattgtcaCAGCTGGAAATCGAACAGGCTGAGCTGGGTGGACCAATGGAGAG ATTCctagatatgcatatgtacataaccaGTGCGCTGCAACGCACCGATATGAAGGCAGTGGGACTGCAATTGGCTTTAGATTTACTACATGAAAAG GGCAAGCGAGATCTCATTACTGGTCTGAAGACGCGCACGAATGCCGGGCGTCCAAACTGGGATAAAGTGTTTAAGCAGCTGCAGGCGCAGAAGAAGGGCAAGGTAACGGTATTCTACTGTGGTCCACCGCAACTAGGCAAAACACTGCGCTACAAATGCGATCAGTACGGCTTTGCATTCCGCAaagaatgtttttaa